In Brienomyrus brachyistius isolate T26 chromosome 25, BBRACH_0.4, whole genome shotgun sequence, a single window of DNA contains:
- the wfs1a gene encoding wolframin isoform X1: MASDRPSKPSPSPSDPPSVSLPSVVSPSGFKDPPPTPAKSSLLWGCSRGIKALAKQLTQEKVIVTDMSEDTSSVPSSGSSLQNTIFRSPGTELEAELDYEELQKKAKAGDAQAQICLGRYYLKLAEGEDSTRNNERAVGWLVQAAKQGRRDATKILQSCLAQRKGITAENEAEVRKLSAETRFEQGVRKAALLMYWKLNPDKKKEVAVSELLDNVSQVSAQTGGGVAAGCSSVQTQRRVLESMVSRKSGKYVGLDDFVEITKNFAQGITPSSVAESSAEAGGKVVGEVLPLHKEDDLRGRAAVASPKSTCRQMLGVRWGLGQPSTITATSRAMDVQARFMILKFPLHYLVEMKDTLVDWGSRAGVQWLSTIIPTQHVNALIFFFILSNLTIDFFAFVIPLLIFYLSFVSMVICTLRVFQNSKAWENFRTLTALLTRFEPGLDVEQAETNFGWNNMEPYLYFILSVFFVIFSFPVADHAWIPCSELATVAIFFTGASYFSLGPSAELYTRRALLTEVASSLCAMTTLLPERMGALRLLGKTFVTVPLSDFVVLKLSIPCLLYMYLFYLFFRMAQLRGFRGTYCFLVPYMVCFMWCEFSVVLLQSSTAVGLIRTCVAYFLFLFALPALTLGLVAMLVVQAIKWFLELELTKMLVTLAVCAIPVTLRLWTRFSLSLRDVTSTVTHSSMVKLILVWISAVILFTCAYVYSAKGMNVYNSTLTWQQYSAMCGPRAWQETGAARIQILCSHLEGHRVTWTGRVRHVRVVETENGAQSVINLLPVFVGNWMRCLYGEPYPKCDGQSGTAVGPQLPEMQELCRLKALAKHECHVKRFDSYKFEVTIALPEKHHGAAQRDDPSEDILLRASHEFKPALLNMGLGSMVEFSTVLQGRLGSKLPVFEMRSIHCLDCQSELVPTGKQYKIEPDWQGTAMQAMKFAFDFFFSPFLSARISK; this comes from the exons ATGGCTTCCGATCGCCCCTCTAAACCTAGCCCGTCCCCCTCTGACCCCCCTTCAGTCTCTCTGCCATCTGTAGTCTCCCCGTCAGGCTTCAAggatccaccccccacccctgctaAATCTAGTTTGTTGTGGGGTTGCTCCAGAGGCATCAAGGCTCTGGCCAAGCAGCTGACACAGGAGAAGGTGATTGTAACTGACATGTCTGAAGACACGTCCTCTGTGCCCTCTAGTGGCAGCTCTCTGCAAAACACGA TCTTTCGCTCTCCAGGCACAGAGCTCGAGGCAGAGCTTGACTATGAAGAGCTGCAGAAGAAGGCCAAGGCTGGGGATGCGCAGGCGCAGATTTGT CTGGGAAGATACTACCTAAAGCTGGCAGAAGGGGAGGACAGCACAAGGAACAATGAGAGGGCGGTGGGCTGGCTGGTCCAGGCTGCCAAACAGGGCCGCAGAGATGCCACCAAGATTTTGCAGAGCTGCTTGGCCCAGAGGAAAG GCATCACTGCAGAGAATGAGGCTGAGGTGAGGAAACTGTCAGCAGAGACCAGGTTCGAGCAGGGAGTGAGAAAGGCAGCTCTGCTCATGTACTGGAAGCTGAACCCTGACAAGAAGAAGGAGGTGGCCGTGTCTGAGCTGCTGGACAACGTGAGCCAAGTCAGCGCTCAGACAG GGGGGGGCGTTGCAGCTGGCTGCAGCTCCGTCCAAACACAGCGAAGGGTGCTGGAGAGCATGGTCTCCAGGAAGT CGGGTAAATATGTGGGCTTGGATGATTTTGTGGAAATCACCAAAAACTTTGCCCAAGGCATCACCCCCTCGTCCGTGGCGGAGAGCAGCGCCGAGGCTGGTGGGAAGGTGGTGGGGGAGGTCTTGCCCCTGCATAAGGAG GACGACCTCAGAGGCCGGGCTGCAGTGGCATCACCCAAATCCACCTGCAGGCAGATGCTGGGGGTCAGATGGGGACTGGGCCAGCCCAGCACCATCACTGCTACATCCAGGGCGATGGACGTACAGGCCCGCTTTATG ATCCTGAAATTCCCGCTGCACTACCTGGTTGAGATGAAAGACACCCTGGTGGACTGGGGATCACGTGCGGGGGTCCAGTGGCTCAGCACCATCATCCCCACGCAGCACGTCAACGCCCTCATCTTCTTCTTCATCCTCAGCAACCTCACCATCGATTTCTTTGCCTTCGTCATCCCGCTGCTCATCTTCTACCTGTCCTTCGTCTCTATGGTGATCTGCACTCTGCGAGTCTTCCAAAACAGCAAGGCTTGGGAGAACTTCCGCACACTTACTGCCTTACTGACACGTTTCGAGCCCGGCCTGGACGTGGAGCAGGCCGAAACCAACTTTGGTTGGAATAACATGGAGCCCTACCTCTATTTCATCCTATCTGTCTTTTTTGTAATCTTCTCTTTCCCTGTAGCTGACCATGCCTGGATCCCATGCTCTGAGCTGGCCACCGTGGCCATCTTCTTCACGGGGGCCAGCTATTTCAGCCTCGGCCCGTCGGCAGAGCTGTACACGCGCCGGGCGCTGCTCACTGAAGTGGCGTCCTCCTTGTGCGCTATGACCACGCTGCTTCCAGAGCGCATGGGCGCTCTCCGGCTTCTGGGAAAGACCTTTGTGACGGTGCCGCTCAGTGACTTTGTGGTCCTGAAGCTTAGCATACCTTGCCTCCTCTATATGTACCTATTTTACTTGTTTTTTCGAATGGCCCAGCTGAGGGGATTCCGAGGAACTTACTGCTTCCTGGTGCCCTACATGGTTTGCTTTATGTGGTGTGAGTTCTCTGTGGTGCTCCTGCAGAGCTCCACAGCTGTAGGCCTCATACGCACCTGTGTGGCCTACTTCCTGTTTCTCTTCGCTTTGCCTGCACTTACCCTGGGCCTGGTTGCCATGCTTGTGGTTCAGGCGATCAAGTGGTTTCTGGAGCTAGAGCTGACCAAGATGCTGGTAACACTAGCTGTGTGCGCGATACCGGTCACTCTGCGGCTGTGGACGCGTTTCAGTCTCTCCCTGCGGGACGTGACCAGCACGGTGACTCACAGCAGCATGGTTAAGCTCATTCTAGTGTGGATCTCAGCGGTTATACTCTTCACCTGTGCATACGTGTACAGTGCGAAGGGCATGAATGTGTACAACTCGACGCTGACGTGGCAGCAGTACAGCGCCATGTGCGGACCACGCGCTTGGCAGGAGACTGGCGCCGCTCGCATTCAGATCCTTTGCAGTCATCTGGAAGGACATCGGGTCACCTGGACTGGCCGGGTCCGGCACGTGCGCGTGGTAGAAACGGAGAACGGCGCCCAGTCGGTCATCAACCTTCTGCCCGTCTTTGTCGGTAACTGGATGCGCTGTCTGTACGGAGAGCCCTACCCCAAGTGTGAtggacagagcggcacggccgTGGGACCGCAGCTGCCAGAGATGCAGGAACTATGCCGCCTGAAGGCCCTGGCCAAGCACGAGTGCCACGTCAAGCGCTTTGACAGTTACAAGTTTGAAGTGACGATAGCTTTGCCAGAGAAGCATCATGGGGCAGCCCAGAGAGATGACCCCAGTGAGGACATCCTTCTCCGGGCCAGTCACGAGTTCAAGCCAGCGCTGCTTAACATGGGTCTGGGGAGCATGGTGGAGTTCAGCACTGTGCTCCAGGGCCGGCTGGGCAGCAAGTTGCCCGTATTTGAGATGCGATCCATTCACTGTCTGGACTGCCAGTCGGAGCTGGTCCCTACCGGAAAGCAGTACAAAATCGAGCCCGACTGGCAGGGAACGGCCATGCAGGCCATGAAGTTTGcctttgactttttcttttctcCGTTCCTGTCTGCGCGCATAAGCAAGTAG
- the wfs1a gene encoding wolframin isoform X2 has product MASDRPSKPSPSPSDPPSVSLPSVVSPSGFKDPPPTPAKSSLLWGCSRGIKALAKQLTQEKVIVTDMSEDTSSVPSSGSSLQNTSTELEAELDYEELQKKAKAGDAQAQICLGRYYLKLAEGEDSTRNNERAVGWLVQAAKQGRRDATKILQSCLAQRKGITAENEAEVRKLSAETRFEQGVRKAALLMYWKLNPDKKKEVAVSELLDNVSQVSAQTGGGVAAGCSSVQTQRRVLESMVSRKSGKYVGLDDFVEITKNFAQGITPSSVAESSAEAGGKVVGEVLPLHKEDDLRGRAAVASPKSTCRQMLGVRWGLGQPSTITATSRAMDVQARFMILKFPLHYLVEMKDTLVDWGSRAGVQWLSTIIPTQHVNALIFFFILSNLTIDFFAFVIPLLIFYLSFVSMVICTLRVFQNSKAWENFRTLTALLTRFEPGLDVEQAETNFGWNNMEPYLYFILSVFFVIFSFPVADHAWIPCSELATVAIFFTGASYFSLGPSAELYTRRALLTEVASSLCAMTTLLPERMGALRLLGKTFVTVPLSDFVVLKLSIPCLLYMYLFYLFFRMAQLRGFRGTYCFLVPYMVCFMWCEFSVVLLQSSTAVGLIRTCVAYFLFLFALPALTLGLVAMLVVQAIKWFLELELTKMLVTLAVCAIPVTLRLWTRFSLSLRDVTSTVTHSSMVKLILVWISAVILFTCAYVYSAKGMNVYNSTLTWQQYSAMCGPRAWQETGAARIQILCSHLEGHRVTWTGRVRHVRVVETENGAQSVINLLPVFVGNWMRCLYGEPYPKCDGQSGTAVGPQLPEMQELCRLKALAKHECHVKRFDSYKFEVTIALPEKHHGAAQRDDPSEDILLRASHEFKPALLNMGLGSMVEFSTVLQGRLGSKLPVFEMRSIHCLDCQSELVPTGKQYKIEPDWQGTAMQAMKFAFDFFFSPFLSARISK; this is encoded by the exons ATGGCTTCCGATCGCCCCTCTAAACCTAGCCCGTCCCCCTCTGACCCCCCTTCAGTCTCTCTGCCATCTGTAGTCTCCCCGTCAGGCTTCAAggatccaccccccacccctgctaAATCTAGTTTGTTGTGGGGTTGCTCCAGAGGCATCAAGGCTCTGGCCAAGCAGCTGACACAGGAGAAGGTGATTGTAACTGACATGTCTGAAGACACGTCCTCTGTGCCCTCTAGTGGCAGCTCTCTGCAAAACACGA GCACAGAGCTCGAGGCAGAGCTTGACTATGAAGAGCTGCAGAAGAAGGCCAAGGCTGGGGATGCGCAGGCGCAGATTTGT CTGGGAAGATACTACCTAAAGCTGGCAGAAGGGGAGGACAGCACAAGGAACAATGAGAGGGCGGTGGGCTGGCTGGTCCAGGCTGCCAAACAGGGCCGCAGAGATGCCACCAAGATTTTGCAGAGCTGCTTGGCCCAGAGGAAAG GCATCACTGCAGAGAATGAGGCTGAGGTGAGGAAACTGTCAGCAGAGACCAGGTTCGAGCAGGGAGTGAGAAAGGCAGCTCTGCTCATGTACTGGAAGCTGAACCCTGACAAGAAGAAGGAGGTGGCCGTGTCTGAGCTGCTGGACAACGTGAGCCAAGTCAGCGCTCAGACAG GGGGGGGCGTTGCAGCTGGCTGCAGCTCCGTCCAAACACAGCGAAGGGTGCTGGAGAGCATGGTCTCCAGGAAGT CGGGTAAATATGTGGGCTTGGATGATTTTGTGGAAATCACCAAAAACTTTGCCCAAGGCATCACCCCCTCGTCCGTGGCGGAGAGCAGCGCCGAGGCTGGTGGGAAGGTGGTGGGGGAGGTCTTGCCCCTGCATAAGGAG GACGACCTCAGAGGCCGGGCTGCAGTGGCATCACCCAAATCCACCTGCAGGCAGATGCTGGGGGTCAGATGGGGACTGGGCCAGCCCAGCACCATCACTGCTACATCCAGGGCGATGGACGTACAGGCCCGCTTTATG ATCCTGAAATTCCCGCTGCACTACCTGGTTGAGATGAAAGACACCCTGGTGGACTGGGGATCACGTGCGGGGGTCCAGTGGCTCAGCACCATCATCCCCACGCAGCACGTCAACGCCCTCATCTTCTTCTTCATCCTCAGCAACCTCACCATCGATTTCTTTGCCTTCGTCATCCCGCTGCTCATCTTCTACCTGTCCTTCGTCTCTATGGTGATCTGCACTCTGCGAGTCTTCCAAAACAGCAAGGCTTGGGAGAACTTCCGCACACTTACTGCCTTACTGACACGTTTCGAGCCCGGCCTGGACGTGGAGCAGGCCGAAACCAACTTTGGTTGGAATAACATGGAGCCCTACCTCTATTTCATCCTATCTGTCTTTTTTGTAATCTTCTCTTTCCCTGTAGCTGACCATGCCTGGATCCCATGCTCTGAGCTGGCCACCGTGGCCATCTTCTTCACGGGGGCCAGCTATTTCAGCCTCGGCCCGTCGGCAGAGCTGTACACGCGCCGGGCGCTGCTCACTGAAGTGGCGTCCTCCTTGTGCGCTATGACCACGCTGCTTCCAGAGCGCATGGGCGCTCTCCGGCTTCTGGGAAAGACCTTTGTGACGGTGCCGCTCAGTGACTTTGTGGTCCTGAAGCTTAGCATACCTTGCCTCCTCTATATGTACCTATTTTACTTGTTTTTTCGAATGGCCCAGCTGAGGGGATTCCGAGGAACTTACTGCTTCCTGGTGCCCTACATGGTTTGCTTTATGTGGTGTGAGTTCTCTGTGGTGCTCCTGCAGAGCTCCACAGCTGTAGGCCTCATACGCACCTGTGTGGCCTACTTCCTGTTTCTCTTCGCTTTGCCTGCACTTACCCTGGGCCTGGTTGCCATGCTTGTGGTTCAGGCGATCAAGTGGTTTCTGGAGCTAGAGCTGACCAAGATGCTGGTAACACTAGCTGTGTGCGCGATACCGGTCACTCTGCGGCTGTGGACGCGTTTCAGTCTCTCCCTGCGGGACGTGACCAGCACGGTGACTCACAGCAGCATGGTTAAGCTCATTCTAGTGTGGATCTCAGCGGTTATACTCTTCACCTGTGCATACGTGTACAGTGCGAAGGGCATGAATGTGTACAACTCGACGCTGACGTGGCAGCAGTACAGCGCCATGTGCGGACCACGCGCTTGGCAGGAGACTGGCGCCGCTCGCATTCAGATCCTTTGCAGTCATCTGGAAGGACATCGGGTCACCTGGACTGGCCGGGTCCGGCACGTGCGCGTGGTAGAAACGGAGAACGGCGCCCAGTCGGTCATCAACCTTCTGCCCGTCTTTGTCGGTAACTGGATGCGCTGTCTGTACGGAGAGCCCTACCCCAAGTGTGAtggacagagcggcacggccgTGGGACCGCAGCTGCCAGAGATGCAGGAACTATGCCGCCTGAAGGCCCTGGCCAAGCACGAGTGCCACGTCAAGCGCTTTGACAGTTACAAGTTTGAAGTGACGATAGCTTTGCCAGAGAAGCATCATGGGGCAGCCCAGAGAGATGACCCCAGTGAGGACATCCTTCTCCGGGCCAGTCACGAGTTCAAGCCAGCGCTGCTTAACATGGGTCTGGGGAGCATGGTGGAGTTCAGCACTGTGCTCCAGGGCCGGCTGGGCAGCAAGTTGCCCGTATTTGAGATGCGATCCATTCACTGTCTGGACTGCCAGTCGGAGCTGGTCCCTACCGGAAAGCAGTACAAAATCGAGCCCGACTGGCAGGGAACGGCCATGCAGGCCATGAAGTTTGcctttgactttttcttttctcCGTTCCTGTCTGCGCGCATAAGCAAGTAG
- the wfs1a gene encoding wolframin isoform X3 translates to MASDRPSKPSPSPSDPPSVSLPSVVSPSGFKDPPPTPAKSSLLWGCSRGIKALAKQLTQEKVIVTDMSEDTSSVPSSGSSLQNTIFRSPGTELEAELDYEELQKKAKAGDAQAQICLGRYYLKLAEGEDSTRNNERAVGWLVQAAKQGRRDATKILQSCLAQRKGITAENEAEVRKLSAETRFEQGVRKAALLMYWKLNPDKKKEVAVSELLDNVSQVSAQTGGGVAAGCSSVQTQRRVLESMVSRKSGKYVGLDDFVEITKNFAQGITPSSVAESSAEAGGKVVGEVLPLHKEILKFPLHYLVEMKDTLVDWGSRAGVQWLSTIIPTQHVNALIFFFILSNLTIDFFAFVIPLLIFYLSFVSMVICTLRVFQNSKAWENFRTLTALLTRFEPGLDVEQAETNFGWNNMEPYLYFILSVFFVIFSFPVADHAWIPCSELATVAIFFTGASYFSLGPSAELYTRRALLTEVASSLCAMTTLLPERMGALRLLGKTFVTVPLSDFVVLKLSIPCLLYMYLFYLFFRMAQLRGFRGTYCFLVPYMVCFMWCEFSVVLLQSSTAVGLIRTCVAYFLFLFALPALTLGLVAMLVVQAIKWFLELELTKMLVTLAVCAIPVTLRLWTRFSLSLRDVTSTVTHSSMVKLILVWISAVILFTCAYVYSAKGMNVYNSTLTWQQYSAMCGPRAWQETGAARIQILCSHLEGHRVTWTGRVRHVRVVETENGAQSVINLLPVFVGNWMRCLYGEPYPKCDGQSGTAVGPQLPEMQELCRLKALAKHECHVKRFDSYKFEVTIALPEKHHGAAQRDDPSEDILLRASHEFKPALLNMGLGSMVEFSTVLQGRLGSKLPVFEMRSIHCLDCQSELVPTGKQYKIEPDWQGTAMQAMKFAFDFFFSPFLSARISK, encoded by the exons ATGGCTTCCGATCGCCCCTCTAAACCTAGCCCGTCCCCCTCTGACCCCCCTTCAGTCTCTCTGCCATCTGTAGTCTCCCCGTCAGGCTTCAAggatccaccccccacccctgctaAATCTAGTTTGTTGTGGGGTTGCTCCAGAGGCATCAAGGCTCTGGCCAAGCAGCTGACACAGGAGAAGGTGATTGTAACTGACATGTCTGAAGACACGTCCTCTGTGCCCTCTAGTGGCAGCTCTCTGCAAAACACGA TCTTTCGCTCTCCAGGCACAGAGCTCGAGGCAGAGCTTGACTATGAAGAGCTGCAGAAGAAGGCCAAGGCTGGGGATGCGCAGGCGCAGATTTGT CTGGGAAGATACTACCTAAAGCTGGCAGAAGGGGAGGACAGCACAAGGAACAATGAGAGGGCGGTGGGCTGGCTGGTCCAGGCTGCCAAACAGGGCCGCAGAGATGCCACCAAGATTTTGCAGAGCTGCTTGGCCCAGAGGAAAG GCATCACTGCAGAGAATGAGGCTGAGGTGAGGAAACTGTCAGCAGAGACCAGGTTCGAGCAGGGAGTGAGAAAGGCAGCTCTGCTCATGTACTGGAAGCTGAACCCTGACAAGAAGAAGGAGGTGGCCGTGTCTGAGCTGCTGGACAACGTGAGCCAAGTCAGCGCTCAGACAG GGGGGGGCGTTGCAGCTGGCTGCAGCTCCGTCCAAACACAGCGAAGGGTGCTGGAGAGCATGGTCTCCAGGAAGT CGGGTAAATATGTGGGCTTGGATGATTTTGTGGAAATCACCAAAAACTTTGCCCAAGGCATCACCCCCTCGTCCGTGGCGGAGAGCAGCGCCGAGGCTGGTGGGAAGGTGGTGGGGGAGGTCTTGCCCCTGCATAAGGAG ATCCTGAAATTCCCGCTGCACTACCTGGTTGAGATGAAAGACACCCTGGTGGACTGGGGATCACGTGCGGGGGTCCAGTGGCTCAGCACCATCATCCCCACGCAGCACGTCAACGCCCTCATCTTCTTCTTCATCCTCAGCAACCTCACCATCGATTTCTTTGCCTTCGTCATCCCGCTGCTCATCTTCTACCTGTCCTTCGTCTCTATGGTGATCTGCACTCTGCGAGTCTTCCAAAACAGCAAGGCTTGGGAGAACTTCCGCACACTTACTGCCTTACTGACACGTTTCGAGCCCGGCCTGGACGTGGAGCAGGCCGAAACCAACTTTGGTTGGAATAACATGGAGCCCTACCTCTATTTCATCCTATCTGTCTTTTTTGTAATCTTCTCTTTCCCTGTAGCTGACCATGCCTGGATCCCATGCTCTGAGCTGGCCACCGTGGCCATCTTCTTCACGGGGGCCAGCTATTTCAGCCTCGGCCCGTCGGCAGAGCTGTACACGCGCCGGGCGCTGCTCACTGAAGTGGCGTCCTCCTTGTGCGCTATGACCACGCTGCTTCCAGAGCGCATGGGCGCTCTCCGGCTTCTGGGAAAGACCTTTGTGACGGTGCCGCTCAGTGACTTTGTGGTCCTGAAGCTTAGCATACCTTGCCTCCTCTATATGTACCTATTTTACTTGTTTTTTCGAATGGCCCAGCTGAGGGGATTCCGAGGAACTTACTGCTTCCTGGTGCCCTACATGGTTTGCTTTATGTGGTGTGAGTTCTCTGTGGTGCTCCTGCAGAGCTCCACAGCTGTAGGCCTCATACGCACCTGTGTGGCCTACTTCCTGTTTCTCTTCGCTTTGCCTGCACTTACCCTGGGCCTGGTTGCCATGCTTGTGGTTCAGGCGATCAAGTGGTTTCTGGAGCTAGAGCTGACCAAGATGCTGGTAACACTAGCTGTGTGCGCGATACCGGTCACTCTGCGGCTGTGGACGCGTTTCAGTCTCTCCCTGCGGGACGTGACCAGCACGGTGACTCACAGCAGCATGGTTAAGCTCATTCTAGTGTGGATCTCAGCGGTTATACTCTTCACCTGTGCATACGTGTACAGTGCGAAGGGCATGAATGTGTACAACTCGACGCTGACGTGGCAGCAGTACAGCGCCATGTGCGGACCACGCGCTTGGCAGGAGACTGGCGCCGCTCGCATTCAGATCCTTTGCAGTCATCTGGAAGGACATCGGGTCACCTGGACTGGCCGGGTCCGGCACGTGCGCGTGGTAGAAACGGAGAACGGCGCCCAGTCGGTCATCAACCTTCTGCCCGTCTTTGTCGGTAACTGGATGCGCTGTCTGTACGGAGAGCCCTACCCCAAGTGTGAtggacagagcggcacggccgTGGGACCGCAGCTGCCAGAGATGCAGGAACTATGCCGCCTGAAGGCCCTGGCCAAGCACGAGTGCCACGTCAAGCGCTTTGACAGTTACAAGTTTGAAGTGACGATAGCTTTGCCAGAGAAGCATCATGGGGCAGCCCAGAGAGATGACCCCAGTGAGGACATCCTTCTCCGGGCCAGTCACGAGTTCAAGCCAGCGCTGCTTAACATGGGTCTGGGGAGCATGGTGGAGTTCAGCACTGTGCTCCAGGGCCGGCTGGGCAGCAAGTTGCCCGTATTTGAGATGCGATCCATTCACTGTCTGGACTGCCAGTCGGAGCTGGTCCCTACCGGAAAGCAGTACAAAATCGAGCCCGACTGGCAGGGAACGGCCATGCAGGCCATGAAGTTTGcctttgactttttcttttctcCGTTCCTGTCTGCGCGCATAAGCAAGTAG